In Gopherus flavomarginatus isolate rGopFla2 chromosome 1, rGopFla2.mat.asm, whole genome shotgun sequence, a single genomic region encodes these proteins:
- the LOC127046790 gene encoding olfactory receptor 52B2-like: MMPADNHTFFSPVTYILTGILGMEESHVWISIPFCLMYFVTFFGNSLLLFIILTERSLHEPMYIFVSMLAAADLLLSTTAVPKMLAVFWFGAGEISFAACLTQMFFIHVTFLSESAILLAMAFDRYVAVCDPLRYTAVLTKSVIGKIGLAVVTRSFCVIFPIIFLVKQLKFCRTNLLPHNYCDYMAIARLACNDITVNFWYGVATAILVIGLDSVLIALSYGLLLRAVFQLPSKDARLKALRTCSSHLCVILMFYTPVFFLIFAYRFLHIIPDFILILLANFYVLIPPMLNPIVYGVTTKEILKRVINVFYRWCRGSSLLS, encoded by the coding sequence ATGATGCCAGCTGACAATCACACCTTTTTTTCCCCCGTGACCTACATCCTGACTGGTATCCTTGGTATGGAGGAGtctcatgtctggatctccatccccttctgtctGATGTACTTCGTGACATTTTTTGGGAACTCTCTCTTACTATTCATCATATTAACAGAAagaagcctccatgagcccatgtatatATTTGtgtccatgctggctgctgctgatctgctgttatctaccacggcagtgcccaagatgctggctgtattctggtttggagcgggggaaatttcttttgctgcctgcctgacccagatgttcttcatccatgtcACTTTTCTGAGCGAGTCGGCCATCCTACTGGCCATGGCGTTTGATCGGTACGTTGCCGTATGCGACCCCCTGAGATACACTGCTGTGCTAACCAAGTCTGTGATTGGAAAGATAGGGCTGGCAGTTGTTACAAGAAGTTTCTGTGTCATTTTCCCCATCATCTTTCTCGTGaagcagctgaagttctgcagaaccaacctcctgcctcacaaCTATTGTGACTACATGGCCATAGCCCGGTTGGCCTGCAACGACATCACAGTCAATTTCTGGTATGGCGTAGCTACGGCTATTTTAGTAATTGGTTTGGATTCTGTGCTCATTGCTTTGTCTTATGGGCTGCTCCTCAGGGCCGTTTTCCAGCTCCCATCGAAGGATGCCCGGCTCAAGGCTCtccgcacctgcagctcccacctctgtgtcaTACTCATGTTCTACACACCGGTCtttttcctcatttttgcatatcGATTTTTGCACATCATCCCAGATTTTATTCTCATCCTTTTGGCCAACTTCTATGTGCTCattccccccatgttaaaccccatcgtttatggggtgacaacaaaagagatcctgaaaCGAGTGATCAATGTGTTTTATCGGTGGTGCAGGGGAAGCTCCCTGCTGAGCTAA
- the LOC127044456 gene encoding olfactory receptor 52B2-like, translating to MMPTDNHTIFYPLTYILTGIPGTEESHFWISIPFCLMYFVTLFGNSLLIFIILTERRLHEPMYLIVSMLATVDLLLSTSTVPKMLAVFWFRVGEISFAACLTQMFFINVSFIAESAILLAMAFDRYIAICDPLRYTIILTKSVIEKMGLAVVTRSFCIIFTHIFLVKQLKFCRTNRLPHTYCEHMAITQLACDDITVSAWYGVAVAVLVIGLDAVLIAESYGLILRTVFRLPSTDSRLKALHTCSSHLCVILMFYTPAFFSSLAHRFGHIIPGYILNLLANLYVLIPPLLNPIVYGVTTKEILKCVINIFHRCISISSLLS from the coding sequence ATGATGCCAACTGACAAtcacaccattttttaccctttaACTTACATCCTGACTGGCATCCCGGGTACGGAGGAATCTCATTTTTGGATCTCCATCCCGTTCTGTCTAATGTACTTTGTGACACTTTTTGGGAACTCTCTCCTAATATTCATCATTCTAACAGAACGacgcctccatgagcccatgtatctaATCGTGTCCATGCTGGCCACTGTTGATCTATTGTTATCTACCAGTACagtgcccaagatgctggctgtattctggtttagagtgggggaaatttcttttgctgcctgcctgacccagatgttcttcatcaatgtcagttttattgccgagtcggccatcctgctggccatggcatttGATCGATACATTGCCATCTGCGACCCCCTGAGATACACCATCATACTAACCAAGTCTGTGATCGAGAAGATGGGGCTGGCAGTtgtcacaagaagtttctgtATCATTTTCACTCACATCTTTCTTGTGAAGCAACTGAAGTTCTGCAGAACCAACCGCCTGCCTCACACCTATTGTGAGCATATGGCCATAACCCAGCTGGCCTGCGACGACATCACAGTCAGTGCCTGGTATGGCGTAGCTGTGGCTGTTTTAGTAATTGGTTTGGATGCTGTGCTCATTGCTGAGTCTTATGGGCTGATCCTCAGGACCGTCTTCCGGCTCCCCTCCACGGACTCCCGGCTCAAGGCTCTccacacctgcagctcccacctctgtgtcaTACTGATGTTCTACACACCGGCCTTTTTCTCCTCTTTGGCACACCGATTTGGGCACATCATCCCAGGTTATATTCTTAACCTACTGGCCAACCTCTATGTGCTCATTCCCCCCTTGTTAAACCCCATCGTTTATGGGGTGACaacaaaagagatcctgaaaTGTGTAATCAACATCTTTCATCGATGCATCAGTATAagctccctgctgagctaa
- the LOC127035285 gene encoding olfactory receptor 52B2-like encodes MMPAGNHTFFAPVTYILTGILGKEESHVWISIPFCLMYIVTIFGNSLLLFIILTEQSLHEPMYLFVSMLAAADLLLSTTAVPKMLVVFWFRAGEISFAACLTQMFFIHVSFLAESAILLAMAFDRYVAICDPLRYTMILTKSVTGKMGLSVVTRSFCFIFPLIFLVKQLKFCRTNLLPHTYCDYMAITRLACNDITVIFC; translated from the exons ATGATGCCAGCTGGCAATCACACCTTTTTTGCCCCCGTGACCTACATCCTGACTGGTATCCTGGGTAAAGAGGAGtctcatgtctggatctccatccccttctgtctGATGTACATTGTGACAATTTTTGGGAACTCTCTCCTACTATTCATCATACTAACAGAAcaaagcctccatgagcccatgtatctaTTTGTGTCCATGCTGGCCGCTGCTGATCTGCTGTTATCTACCACGGCAGTGCCCAAGATGCTGGTTGTATTCTGGTTTAGAGCaggggaaatttcttttgctgcctgcctgacccagatgttcttcatccatgtcAGTTTTCTGGCCGAGTCGGccatcctgctggccatggcgtttgaTCGGTACGTTGCCATCTGCGACCCCCTGAGATACACCATGATACTAACCAAGTCTGTGACCGGGAAGATGGGGCTGTCAGTTGTAACAAGAagtttctgtttcattttccctCTCATCTTTCTCGTGaagcagctgaagttctgcagaaccaacctcctgcctcacaccTATTGTGACTACATGGCCATAACCCGGCTGGCCTGCAACGACATCACAGTCATTTTCTG TTGA
- the LOC127046676 gene encoding olfactory receptor 52B2-like, which produces MMSADNHTVFYPVTYILTGISGTEESHFWMAIPFCLMYVVTLFGNSLLLFIILTERSLHEPMYLIMSMLATVDLLLSTTTVPKMLAVFWFRAGEISFAACLTQMFFIHASFIAESAILLAMAFDRYVAICDPLRYTMILTKSVIGKMGLAVVTRSFCIIFPHIVLMKQLKFCRTNLLPHTYCEHMVIARLACDDITVNVWYGLAVAILVIGLDAVLIALSYGLILRAVFRLPSKDARLKALRTCSSHLCVILMFHISSVFSYYAHRFGHIIPGYILILLANLYVLIPPMLNPIVYGVTTKEILKRVISIFYRCVSRSSLLS; this is translated from the coding sequence ATGATGTCAGCTGACAATCACACCGTTTTTTACCCTGTTACTTACATCCTGACCGGCATCTCGGGTACGGAGGAGTCTCATTTCTGGATGGCCATCCCGTTCTGTCTGATGTACGTTGTGACACTGTTTGGAAACTCTCTCCTACTATTCATCATACTAACAGAAcgaagcctccatgagcccatgtatctaATCATGTCCATGCTGGCCACTGTTGATCTGCTGTTATCTACCACTACagtgcccaagatgctggctgtattctggtttagagcaggggaaatttcttttgctgcctgcctgacccagatgttcttcatccatgcCAGTTTCATTGCTGAGTCGGccatcctgctggccatggcgtttgaCCGATACGTTGCCATCTGTGACCCCCTGAGATACACCATGATACTAACCAAGTCTGTGATCGGGAAGATGGGGCTGGCAGTtgtcacaagaagtttctgtATCATTTTCCCTCACATCGTTCTCATGaagcagctgaagttctgcagaaccaacctcctgcctcacaccTATTGTGAGCATATGGTCATAGCCCGTCTGGCCTGCGACGACATCACAGTCAACGTCTGGTATGGCTTAGCTGTGGCTATTTTAGTAATTGGTTTGGATGCTGTGCTCATTGCTTTGTCTTATGGGCTGATCCTCAGGGCTGTCTTCCGGCTCCCCTCCAAGGACGCCCGGCTCAAGGCTCTCCGCACCTGCAGCTCTCACCTCTGTGTCATACTGATGTTCCACATCTCATCTGTTTTCTCTTATTATGCACACCGATTTGGGCACATCATCCCAGGTTATATTCTCATCCTACTGGCCAACCTCTATGTACTCattccccccatgttaaaccccatcgtttatggggtgacaacaaaagagatcctgaaaAGGGTAATCAGCATCTTTTATAGATGTGTTAGCAGAagctccctgctgagctaa